One Bacteroidia bacterium genomic region harbors:
- the eno gene encoding phosphopyruvate hydratase: protein MGIIANILGREILDSRGNPTVEVEITTTEGIVGRAAVPSGASTGKHEAVELRDSDNLRFYGKGVLTAIDHINNNIAGEIIGQIVFDQRKIDRMMINLDGTDNKSHLGANAILGVSLAVAKAAAATLGIPLYRYLGGVGTYVMPIPMMNILNGGAHADNKVDFQEFMIMPVRAENFAEALRTGTEIFHSLKNVLKKRGFSTNVGDEGGFAPNCASNEEAIQLVLEAVERSGYRPGEDIFIAMDAACSELWNEEQQAYIFHKSSQEKLTSNEMVSFWKEWCQKYPIISIEDGLHEDDWSGWETLTQAIGNRIQLVGDDLFVTNIKRLQRGIREKAANSILVKVNQIGTLTETIEAIQMATRAGFTNIISHRSGETEDTFIADLAVAMNSGLIKTGSASRSDRVAKYNQLLRIEQDLGEYAQYGGNSFRFL, encoded by the coding sequence ATGGGTATTATTGCAAATATTTTAGGTCGAGAAATTCTGGATTCACGTGGGAATCCAACAGTTGAAGTAGAGATAACCACCACCGAAGGAATTGTTGGGCGGGCTGCTGTACCCTCAGGAGCTTCTACCGGTAAACATGAGGCCGTAGAATTACGGGATTCTGATAACCTACGCTTTTACGGAAAAGGTGTCTTAACGGCTATTGACCACATAAACAACAACATCGCAGGAGAAATCATTGGGCAAATAGTGTTTGACCAACGAAAAATAGACCGGATGATGATTAACTTAGATGGTACTGATAACAAATCCCATTTAGGTGCAAATGCTATTTTGGGAGTTTCGTTAGCAGTGGCTAAAGCGGCGGCAGCTACATTAGGCATACCGCTGTATCGCTATCTGGGTGGAGTAGGTACTTACGTAATGCCTATACCGATGATGAACATTCTCAATGGGGGAGCACACGCAGATAATAAAGTTGATTTTCAGGAGTTTATGATAATGCCGGTTCGTGCAGAAAATTTTGCGGAGGCATTACGTACCGGCACAGAAATATTTCACTCACTCAAAAACGTCTTAAAGAAGCGCGGTTTCAGCACCAACGTAGGAGACGAAGGAGGCTTTGCCCCAAATTGCGCCTCTAACGAAGAAGCTATCCAACTTGTTTTGGAAGCCGTAGAACGCTCCGGCTATCGCCCCGGCGAAGACATCTTTATCGCAATGGATGCCGCCTGCTCCGAACTGTGGAACGAAGAACAACAAGCCTATATTTTCCATAAATCTTCCCAAGAAAAACTAACCTCTAATGAAATGGTCAGTTTTTGGAAAGAATGGTGCCAAAAATACCCCATTATTTCGATTGAAGACGGCCTCCATGAAGACGACTGGAGTGGCTGGGAAACCCTTACGCAAGCAATCGGTAATCGTATTCAGCTTGTGGGAGATGACCTCTTCGTTACGAATATCAAACGGCTACAACGCGGCATTCGCGAAAAAGCAGCTAACTCTATTTTAGTAAAAGTAAACCAGATAGGAACATTAACAGAAACTATTGAGGCCATCCAGATGGCTACCCGTGCCGGATTTACCAATATCATCAGCCACCGTAGCGGAGAAACAGAAGATACTTTTATTGCAGATTTAGCAGTAGCAATGAATTCCGGCTTAATTAAAACCGGATCAGCAAGCCGCTCTGACCGTGTCGCAAAATACAATCAACTTCTACGTATTGAACAAGACTTAGGAGAATATGCCCAATACGGCGGCAACTCTTTCCGCTTTTTGTAG
- a CDS encoding DUF4294 domain-containing protein, with amino-acid sequence MKFFGCFLFCWITLWATAQPQRQGEIFLAADSNGIPISFLDPVIIEGKTPTKKEREAYLKKIEAYKRYVRNIVLVYPLAKEAARILAQLNAEMAKLPTEKDREKYFRQREKELFRQYEHKLKDLTVSQGNLLVKLIDRETGSNAYSLIKDLKSGRSAFFWQTVARIFGGNLKMEYNPQEEQFIEMIIQKIENHEDLGLE; translated from the coding sequence ATGAAATTTTTCGGATGTTTTCTATTTTGCTGGATAACTCTCTGGGCAACCGCACAGCCACAAAGACAGGGGGAAATCTTTTTAGCTGCCGACTCAAACGGGATTCCTATTTCTTTTTTAGACCCGGTTATTATTGAGGGAAAAACACCTACTAAAAAAGAGCGTGAAGCCTATCTAAAAAAGATAGAAGCCTATAAACGCTATGTGCGTAACATCGTATTGGTATATCCATTAGCCAAAGAAGCAGCCCGCATTTTAGCACAATTAAATGCAGAAATGGCTAAATTACCTACTGAAAAAGACCGTGAAAAATACTTCCGCCAGCGCGAAAAAGAACTCTTTCGCCAATATGAACATAAACTCAAAGACCTAACCGTTTCTCAAGGAAATTTATTGGTCAAACTGATAGACAGAGAAACCGGCAGCAATGCCTACAGCCTGATTAAAGACCTGAAGAGTGGACGTTCTGCTTTTTTCTGGCAAACAGTAGCCCGTATCTTCGGAGGAAATCTCAAAATGGAGTATAACCCCCAAGAAGAACAATTTATCGAAATGATTATCCAAAAAATTGAAAATCACGAAGATTTGGGATTAGAGTAA
- a CDS encoding acyl carrier protein — protein sequence MTDVVETLKVVFRKTFENKNLEITREMTAQDVSGWDSLTHVTLINNVESTFGVRFKLKEIKQMKNIGDLIDTISRHLSA from the coding sequence ATGACTGATGTTGTTGAAACATTAAAGGTAGTTTTTCGCAAAACATTTGAAAATAAAAATCTGGAAATCACGCGGGAAATGACCGCCCAAGACGTTTCCGGCTGGGATTCCTTGACACACGTTACCCTTATAAACAACGTAGAATCAACTTTTGGAGTTCGATTTAAACTTAAAGAAATTAAGCAAATGAAAAATATTGGAGATTTAATAGATACTATAAGTCGCCATCTTTCTGCATAA
- a CDS encoding T9SS type A sorting domain-containing protein produces the protein MKRSILFFSIYLIINLLNAQDKGYQKLSRQLTSEKPAEELSIYFKDKLPELAHSEIRLLYDRFSAKGRHITFAQFVENLPVYHGMLKVNMNQQLYAYDYFNDLVDITLPVKGKFQFDIDNWANHIRETRGGYPYFKTSVQPIVYATNQEAVFAYQVTTHNDRLSGAYEFIVDAEKGSILTERRIASDSDTSGRGKVFYPDPLTSAMRTYGSPYVDNSNQDIAVLNNERIEVTLTDITYDSNLGIFKLEGPYVKLRDLSPPVIPPVTSTTGDFFYTRAQNGFEDVNAYYHINGYQRYVRSLGFDDGLLQVPLLLDPHGGTDDNSYFSPDSEEPSINMGTGGVDDAEDADVCIHEYGHALSYGASPNTNGNDNERRGLDEGFGDYMAASYSKSISNYRWNETFTWDGHNSFWDGRLANKNQNYSTNLMNFYDYGEIWASALMMVYDRIGRTASDANFFTELYMNSTNTNVKAAANKIIVADSINFSGQHTNDYIIAFCAKKIFTGAICNSVSREVLLERAKTELSVFPNPANGSIWLQVDGKLVTSGQARIWNIHGQLVREINVIPETPIDVSNLTPGVYHIDFIVDNHIWNTRFVLTD, from the coding sequence ATGAAAAGAAGTATTTTATTTTTTAGCATCTATTTGATAATCAATTTATTAAATGCTCAAGATAAAGGTTATCAAAAACTAAGCCGGCAGCTAACATCCGAAAAACCGGCTGAAGAATTATCCATTTACTTTAAGGATAAGTTACCGGAACTTGCCCATTCTGAAATACGCTTACTATATGACCGTTTTTCTGCAAAAGGTAGGCACATAACCTTTGCGCAGTTTGTAGAGAACCTTCCGGTATATCACGGTATGCTCAAAGTAAATATGAATCAGCAGTTGTATGCTTATGATTATTTCAATGACCTCGTTGATATAACGCTACCTGTAAAGGGGAAATTTCAGTTTGATATTGATAATTGGGCAAACCATATACGGGAAACACGTGGAGGGTATCCTTATTTTAAAACCTCCGTTCAACCAATTGTTTATGCAACGAACCAAGAAGCTGTTTTTGCTTATCAGGTTACAACACATAACGACAGACTTAGCGGAGCATACGAATTTATAGTAGATGCCGAAAAGGGGAGTATTTTAACAGAACGCCGCATTGCCAGTGATTCAGATACCTCCGGACGTGGAAAAGTATTTTATCCTGACCCGCTTACTTCCGCTATGCGCACGTACGGAAGCCCTTATGTAGATAATAGCAACCAAGATATAGCTGTTTTAAATAATGAACGCATTGAAGTTACCTTAACAGACATCACTTATGATTCTAATTTAGGGATTTTTAAGTTAGAAGGTCCTTACGTAAAACTCAGAGATTTAAGTCCGCCTGTAATCCCACCAGTAACCAGCACAACCGGTGATTTTTTCTATACACGCGCTCAAAACGGCTTTGAAGATGTGAACGCCTACTATCATATCAATGGATACCAACGTTATGTACGTAGCCTTGGCTTTGACGACGGGCTACTGCAAGTGCCTCTATTGTTAGACCCACATGGCGGAACGGACGATAACTCATACTTTTCTCCAGATTCAGAGGAGCCATCTATCAATATGGGTACTGGAGGTGTTGACGATGCCGAAGACGCTGACGTGTGCATCCATGAATACGGCCATGCACTGTCTTATGGTGCTTCACCAAATACAAATGGTAACGATAATGAACGCCGCGGCCTTGACGAAGGATTTGGGGATTATATGGCCGCATCTTATTCTAAAAGTATCTCTAATTATCGCTGGAACGAAACCTTTACATGGGACGGCCATAACTCTTTTTGGGACGGAAGACTTGCTAATAAAAATCAGAACTACTCTACTAATCTAATGAACTTCTATGACTACGGAGAAATATGGGCTTCTGCTCTGATGATGGTTTATGATAGAATCGGCAGAACCGCCTCTGATGCCAATTTCTTTACTGAATTGTATATGAACTCAACTAACACTAACGTAAAAGCCGCTGCAAACAAAATTATTGTTGCAGACTCCATAAACTTTTCTGGCCAGCACACCAATGACTACATTATAGCCTTTTGTGCCAAAAAGATATTTACCGGTGCAATCTGCAATTCAGTGTCAAGAGAAGTTTTATTAGAAAGGGCAAAAACAGAACTTAGTGTATTCCCCAATCCGGCTAATGGAAGTATTTGGCTACAAGTGGACGGCAAATTAGTTACCTCCGGCCAAGCCAGAATTTGGAATATTCATGGCCAACTTGTTCGGGAAATTAATGTAATCCCAGAAACCCCAATAGACGTATCAAACTTAACACCAGGAGTTTATCATATTGACTTTATCGTAGATAACCACATTTGGAACACTCGTTTTGTACTTACAGACTGA
- a CDS encoding heavy-metal-associated domain-containing protein encodes MFSLQTKHLFIGLGLLGASCVFHACKSTSASITLELSGPCENCPPDRLNTVLKDVKGIEAVNFSDANNEINIQYDSSLVKLSSIIGILNESGYDAGENLSTMVSNPSPCCVLSAEGITDELDIEEDESEADSLANDLDLSDLDDLDLDDVNQNDDINLDEFDKLDI; translated from the coding sequence ATGTTTTCACTTCAAACGAAGCACTTATTCATAGGGTTAGGATTACTCGGTGCTTCTTGCGTCTTTCACGCATGCAAATCTACTAGTGCTAGCATCACTTTAGAGCTATCTGGTCCTTGTGAAAACTGCCCACCAGATAGGCTAAATACGGTTCTAAAGGATGTCAAAGGAATTGAAGCCGTTAATTTTAGTGATGCTAATAACGAAATTAATATTCAATACGACTCCTCGCTGGTTAAGTTAAGTTCAATTATTGGAATACTAAATGAATCCGGTTATGATGCCGGTGAGAATCTATCCACTATGGTTAGCAATCCCTCCCCTTGCTGCGTACTATCCGCAGAAGGAATTACAGATGAATTAGACATTGAAGAAGACGAATCCGAAGCAGATTCCTTAGCTAATGACCTTGATTTATCTGACTTAGATGATTTGGATCTTGATGATGTAAACCAGAATGACGATATTAATTTAGATGAATTTGACAAACTTGATATTTAA
- a CDS encoding sulfite exporter TauE/SafE family protein, whose translation MTIYEVVILLLVGAMGGILSGVVGVGGGVILVPSLVFFLGFSQHTAQGTSLAMMVPPVGILAVLNYYQKGHVNIKVAAILCCSFIAGSYIGSKIAIGLTPTQIKRTFGCILFLVSIKFILGK comes from the coding sequence ATGACAATTTATGAAGTTGTAATACTGTTGCTTGTAGGGGCAATGGGAGGGATTTTAAGTGGCGTTGTGGGCGTAGGAGGCGGCGTTATCTTGGTTCCTTCCTTAGTGTTTTTCTTAGGGTTTTCGCAGCATACTGCTCAAGGAACGTCATTAGCTATGATGGTTCCTCCCGTTGGCATTTTAGCTGTATTGAACTACTACCAAAAAGGTCATGTCAATATTAAAGTTGCAGCAATACTATGTTGTAGCTTTATAGCCGGTTCCTATATAGGCTCCAAAATAGCCATTGGCCTAACCCCAACTCAAATTAAAAGAACTTTTGGCTGCATATTATTCTTAGTATCCATTAAATTTATCCTCGGAAAATGA
- a CDS encoding UPF0158 family protein, with protein sequence MNPIICIDFSDFLYALENRDIKTTYYLDKNTGEIIPHSREEEEENQEDTGDTEATKLPPFSELLQRFPERYLPIIAFPSKDYFSTMRSFIRQLPNSLAKTLLGKALDMPKPTMNFKQYLKRYPNEAAQWYSFYDEKLQTFGEDWLKSNQIDFSWKDTDE encoded by the coding sequence ATGAACCCAATTATTTGTATAGATTTTTCAGACTTTTTATATGCCTTAGAAAATCGGGATATAAAAACCACGTATTATTTGGATAAAAATACCGGCGAAATTATTCCGCATTCACGTGAAGAAGAAGAAGAAAATCAGGAAGATACAGGTGATACAGAAGCCACTAAACTTCCTCCATTTTCAGAGCTCCTTCAACGCTTCCCTGAACGTTATCTGCCAATTATTGCCTTTCCATCAAAAGATTACTTTTCTACCATGCGCAGCTTTATAAGGCAGTTACCTAATAGTTTGGCCAAAACATTGCTGGGCAAAGCCTTAGATATGCCTAAACCTACCATGAACTTTAAACAATATCTAAAAAGATACCCAAACGAGGCAGCACAATGGTATAGTTTTTATGACGAAAAACTACAAACTTTTGGCGAAGATTGGCTAAAATCTAACCAAATAGATTTTTCTTGGAAAGATACTGACGAATAG
- a CDS encoding MarR family transcriptional regulator — MKIEEEIHSSFASNRQKIGINLIYTGNWYLYHSTTFFKRFHLTGQQYNILRILRGAESKVSVKYIKERMLDRVSDVSRVVEKLRLRGLITRSECNIDRRLVDISITLKGIKLLETIDPELSCLDSFFTHFTEEELIEFNRLMDKLRERNK; from the coding sequence GTGAAAATAGAAGAAGAAATCCATAGCTCCTTTGCAAGCAACCGACAAAAAATCGGTATAAACCTGATTTACACCGGAAATTGGTATCTTTATCATTCTACCACATTCTTCAAACGCTTTCATCTTACCGGACAGCAATACAATATTTTACGCATTTTACGTGGTGCTGAATCTAAGGTTTCCGTTAAATATATCAAAGAAAGAATGTTAGACAGGGTTTCTGACGTTTCCAGGGTTGTAGAAAAACTAAGACTACGAGGACTGATAACTCGAAGCGAATGTAACATAGATAGACGCTTGGTTGATATTTCCATTACACTAAAAGGTATTAAACTCTTAGAAACTATTGACCCTGAATTAAGTTGCTTAGATAGTTTCTTTACACATTTTACCGAAGAAGAACTTATCGAATTTAACCGGTTAATGGATAAACTCAGAGAACGAAACAAATAG
- the mnmA gene encoding tRNA 2-thiouridine(34) synthase MnmA — protein MSKHGRVLVAMSGGIDSSVTAVLLHEAGYEVIGLTMKTWDYASSGGEKKETGCCSLDSIHDARDIAVRLGFPHYIFDIREEFNESVIDYFVAEYLAGRTPNPCIVCNTYIKWNALLKRADKLGCEFIATGHYANVRTENNRHIISKGVDNQKDQSYVLWGLSQESLTRTLFPMGKFLKTEIRQMASQMGFQSLVNKSESYEICFIPDNDYRGFIGRRNPEAINQLSEGNFVTTDGRVVGTHQGYPYYTIGQRKGIVAMGEPYYVVQIIPESNTVIIGKEADLYNNSLLVKKLNLVKYQTIPEKLPVNTKIRYRDRGSYSIVSQQNEQEALVYFAEPVKSITPGQAAVFYEGDDVVGGGWISLTKAQIKKV, from the coding sequence ATGAGTAAGCATGGCCGAGTATTAGTTGCTATGAGCGGCGGAATAGATAGTTCTGTAACCGCTGTTTTGTTACATGAAGCTGGTTATGAGGTAATTGGCCTAACGATGAAAACGTGGGACTATGCCAGCAGCGGGGGAGAAAAAAAGGAAACAGGCTGTTGTAGTTTAGATTCTATCCATGACGCACGAGATATTGCCGTTAGGTTAGGATTCCCGCATTACATATTTGACATCAGAGAAGAATTTAATGAATCTGTAATTGATTACTTTGTAGCTGAATATCTTGCCGGCCGAACCCCTAATCCGTGTATTGTATGCAATACTTACATTAAGTGGAATGCTTTGCTCAAAAGAGCAGATAAATTGGGTTGTGAGTTTATTGCAACAGGGCATTATGCAAATGTGCGTACAGAAAATAATCGTCATATAATTTCAAAAGGCGTTGATAATCAAAAAGATCAATCTTATGTACTTTGGGGGTTATCTCAAGAAAGTTTGACACGTACACTTTTTCCGATGGGTAAATTTCTAAAAACAGAAATTCGCCAGATGGCTTCTCAGATGGGGTTTCAGAGCTTAGTAAATAAATCAGAATCGTATGAAATTTGTTTTATTCCGGATAATGACTACCGGGGCTTTATAGGCCGGCGCAATCCGGAAGCTATTAACCAACTTTCAGAGGGTAATTTTGTTACCACAGACGGGCGAGTTGTCGGAACTCATCAAGGATATCCGTACTATACCATTGGCCAGCGTAAAGGAATTGTGGCTATGGGGGAACCTTACTATGTAGTGCAGATTATTCCGGAATCAAATACAGTTATAATCGGAAAAGAAGCAGATTTATACAATAACTCACTGTTGGTCAAAAAGTTAAATTTGGTAAAATATCAAACTATTCCCGAAAAATTACCCGTAAATACCAAAATTCGTTATCGAGATAGGGGAAGTTATTCGATTGTTTCGCAGCAAAACGAGCAAGAAGCTCTTGTTTATTTTGCTGAACCCGTAAAATCAATTACACCCGGGCAAGCGGCAGTTTTTTATGAAGGAGATGACGTTGTGGGCGGGGGGTGGATTAGCCTAACCAAAGCCCAAATTAAAAAAGTCTAA
- a CDS encoding 2-phosphosulfolactate phosphatase, with amino-acid sequence MLLPTLRTEDSNVVVIDILRATTCMCAALDSGAEFIVPVEQVESCEEYRSLGYLCGAERNGIPIPGYDFGNSPFSYNSSKIKGAKIAMTTTNGTQAIHAAKNSYQILIGSFSNMSILIEYLKTQQREVIFLCSGWKNRVNLEDTVFAGAMITALQGHYAPIDDAAMLSLTLYKCAVADKRFYIKNSSHYTKLISLNLQEDVKYCLRKDTHPVIPVFDGDKLVRLPFAEPIHA; translated from the coding sequence ATGCTACTACCTACACTTAGAACGGAAGATTCTAATGTAGTGGTTATTGATATTTTACGGGCAACTACCTGTATGTGTGCAGCGTTAGACAGCGGGGCGGAATTTATTGTGCCGGTAGAGCAGGTAGAAAGTTGCGAAGAATACCGTTCATTAGGCTACTTATGTGGAGCCGAACGGAACGGGATCCCGATACCCGGCTATGATTTTGGAAACTCACCATTTTCCTATAATTCTTCCAAAATTAAAGGGGCTAAAATTGCCATGACAACTACCAATGGCACCCAAGCTATCCATGCTGCTAAAAACTCATATCAAATTTTGATAGGGTCATTTTCAAACATGAGTATTCTCATAGAATATCTAAAAACACAGCAACGGGAAGTAATCTTTTTATGTTCCGGTTGGAAAAATCGGGTAAATTTAGAAGATACCGTATTTGCCGGAGCAATGATAACCGCCTTACAAGGGCACTATGCCCCCATTGACGATGCCGCAATGCTTTCTTTAACACTCTATAAATGCGCCGTTGCCGATAAACGTTTTTATATCAAAAATTCTTCTCACTATACGAAACTGATTTCACTAAATTTACAAGAAGACGTAAAATATTGTCTTCGTAAAGATACTCACCCCGTAATCCCTGTTTTTGACGGAGATAAACTCGTTCGCCTCCCTTTTGCTGAACCAATTCATGCCTGA
- a CDS encoding adenosine deaminase yields the protein MSIQDFIQHIPKAELHLHIEGTFEPELMFEIAKRNQVKLNYSSISALKQAYNFSNLQDFLDIYYAGASVLLHKQDFYDMTWAYLTKIHTQNVCHTEIFFDPQTHTERGVAFKTVFEGINEALQDGQSKLGISYKLILCFLRHLDEDSAFATLEMALPYREFIVGVGLDSSEVGNPPEKFERVFAEARQQGFLTVAHAGEEGPAEYVWQALDLLNVSRIDHGNRSLDDEKLVQELIRRKMPLTVCPLSNLKLRVVPEMSNHPIRKMLQLGLLATVNSDDPAYFGGYVNENYLAIANALNLTKQEITQLAKNSFIASFLDTESKQRRIKQVEEFFQKNQ from the coding sequence ATGTCTATTCAAGATTTTATTCAGCATATTCCAAAAGCAGAATTGCATCTGCATATTGAAGGCACATTTGAGCCGGAGTTGATGTTTGAAATTGCCAAGCGAAATCAAGTTAAGCTCAACTATTCCAGCATTTCGGCATTAAAGCAGGCTTACAACTTTAGTAATCTGCAAGATTTTCTGGATATTTATTATGCCGGAGCATCTGTTTTGCTACATAAACAAGACTTTTATGATATGACTTGGGCATATTTAACCAAGATTCATACCCAAAACGTTTGTCATACAGAAATATTTTTTGATCCCCAAACGCATACCGAAAGAGGCGTTGCTTTCAAAACTGTTTTTGAGGGAATTAACGAGGCATTGCAAGACGGGCAGTCCAAGTTGGGAATTTCTTATAAGTTGATACTGTGTTTTTTACGGCATTTAGATGAGGATTCAGCTTTTGCTACCTTAGAAATGGCGTTACCTTACAGGGAATTTATTGTCGGGGTGGGTTTAGATTCTTCCGAAGTGGGAAATCCACCGGAAAAATTTGAGCGTGTATTTGCAGAAGCTCGGCAACAAGGATTTTTGACAGTAGCCCACGCCGGCGAAGAAGGCCCCGCAGAATATGTTTGGCAAGCCCTTGATTTACTGAACGTTTCGAGAATAGATCATGGAAACCGTTCTTTGGATGATGAAAAATTAGTTCAAGAACTGATTCGCAGAAAAATGCCCCTTACCGTTTGCCCGCTTTCCAATTTAAAGTTGAGGGTTGTGCCAGAAATGTCAAATCATCCTATCCGAAAAATGCTCCAGTTAGGGCTTTTGGCAACCGTAAATTCTGATGACCCCGCCTATTTTGGCGGATATGTAAACGAAAACTACCTCGCTATTGCAAATGCCCTGAACCTAACCAAACAAGAGATTACCCAGTTAGCCAAAAATTCTTTCATAGCCAGTTTTTTAGACACCGAAAGCAAGCAACGTAGAATAAAACAAGTAGAAGAATTTTTTCAAAAAAATCAGTAA